The proteins below are encoded in one region of Leptospira montravelensis:
- a CDS encoding GH36-type glycosyl hydrolase domain-containing protein, translating into MIQNIQNSSGLNFNFTSNGNVHSIRFNDILVNLYLGNEMEPSVSNLYLRIHSESGVIVFPLLGPKSNSEYQISESIFISQGNYLNIDYKVFLELHPNQPTWRYKVDLTNENNHSVSCDIVYIQDIGICDYAASRLNEYFVCHYIHYEPIFSNDYGYGVLSRQNELVSGKNPACFLFSSEPVRNFATDGRDIYPHGITEKLVTKRRQGEHSIIGLEREPLILKPNEKQYTFFYGSLFSHLESISSFPNQDEFIRNISKGWIKSPQIVSSFQKPIPSLFSTTKQIQGESLKEQELKSYFPNVWREVEKSETGITLSFFTDETMHVVTKEKEFLCLRPHGQILRTGFPTVPNESSLTVTSFFNGIFLSQLTEGHTSINQYLSRNHSYIGLFQSYGFRIFFEKDFEFFLLDSPSVFIMKPNQLEWIYKWNSEEITVQVETTSDHKIKFQLKTNTNTFKNFLLSFHIALDGDNGSLELPPKILRNKNEIQIEPNPKSNLYQRLDGKGFKIITEDLNPWEISDDRFLYHDGKSKNQSYLTAKVSIIDSLKFTIQGNIVESLNHSLEINNQRLSFFPSFKEEKTENPSVQSVKQIQEILPWFEQNALIHYLNPRGLEQYSGGGWGTRDVCQGAFEFLLATGDTKYCRTLLLHVFQEQNEDGDWPQWFMLYPRDKAIRAGDSHGDIVYWPILALGAYIERTKDIGFLKETTIASHRKKKRTILEAINQSVSLINNRLVSGTKLPLYGNGDWNDSLQPVSEEFRTKAVSTWTAELQSLTYQALIKIFHLTGDLKNIEVYKANLETLNQNIKEHCIEDSVLTGLRYFGDGNSREFYLHPKDNKTGIRYSVLPMIYGILSEILDKQEVETHLSLIKQCLMGPDGVRLFDVPISYTDGETKEFKRAETASYFGREIGLMYTHAHLRYCEALAHLGKSEEFLYHLNLVNPIDLKDKTPSANRRQSNCYYSSSDGLFLDRYEAGKDYKKLLSGKIPLEGGWRVYSSGPGIYIKLVYECLLGIKVFSESIELDPILPKDLSGLEWNFKLMDKNFRITYIVESENATIDSIELNRQSIPFVRMKNRYRKAGIKFNFSDIEPYIKETENLLTVILR; encoded by the coding sequence ATGATTCAAAACATTCAAAATAGTTCGGGCCTAAATTTTAATTTCACTTCCAATGGAAATGTACATTCCATTCGCTTCAACGATATACTTGTCAATCTATATCTTGGGAACGAGATGGAACCGTCGGTCAGTAACCTTTATTTGAGAATTCATTCAGAAAGTGGCGTCATTGTTTTTCCTTTACTTGGCCCAAAATCAAATTCAGAATACCAAATATCAGAATCCATTTTTATTTCCCAAGGAAATTACCTGAACATTGACTATAAGGTATTTTTGGAACTTCATCCGAACCAACCAACTTGGCGATACAAAGTAGATCTTACAAACGAAAATAATCACTCTGTAAGTTGTGATATAGTTTATATACAAGATATTGGTATTTGTGATTATGCGGCGTCACGATTGAATGAATATTTTGTTTGTCATTACATCCACTATGAACCAATTTTTTCTAACGATTACGGTTATGGAGTCCTTTCGAGACAAAACGAATTAGTATCAGGTAAAAACCCTGCTTGTTTTTTATTTAGTTCAGAACCAGTTCGAAATTTTGCCACAGATGGACGTGACATTTATCCGCACGGCATCACAGAAAAACTAGTAACCAAACGTAGACAAGGTGAACATTCCATCATTGGATTAGAAAGAGAACCATTAATTCTAAAACCCAACGAAAAACAATACACCTTTTTTTATGGATCCTTATTCTCTCATTTAGAATCTATATCCTCTTTTCCAAACCAAGACGAATTCATCAGAAACATTTCAAAGGGATGGATTAAAAGCCCTCAAATCGTTTCCTCCTTCCAAAAACCAATACCAAGCCTTTTTTCAACCACAAAACAAATACAAGGTGAATCTCTAAAAGAGCAGGAACTTAAATCATATTTTCCAAATGTTTGGCGTGAAGTTGAAAAGTCAGAAACAGGTATCACTTTATCTTTTTTTACGGATGAAACGATGCATGTCGTAACAAAAGAAAAAGAATTTCTTTGTTTACGCCCTCATGGGCAAATTTTAAGAACCGGCTTTCCAACGGTTCCAAACGAATCTTCCCTTACGGTTACTAGTTTTTTTAATGGGATTTTTTTATCCCAACTCACTGAGGGACATACAAGTATCAACCAATATTTGTCGCGTAACCATAGCTACATTGGTTTATTTCAGTCTTATGGATTTCGTATTTTCTTTGAGAAAGATTTTGAATTTTTTCTCCTAGATTCACCTTCTGTTTTTATAATGAAACCAAACCAGTTGGAATGGATTTACAAATGGAATTCTGAAGAAATTACAGTCCAGGTAGAAACGACTTCCGACCATAAGATTAAATTTCAATTAAAAACAAATACTAATACATTCAAAAATTTTTTATTGTCTTTTCATATCGCACTCGATGGAGACAACGGTTCTTTAGAATTGCCACCAAAAATACTTCGAAACAAAAATGAAATTCAAATAGAACCAAATCCAAAATCCAATCTTTATCAGAGATTAGATGGAAAAGGTTTTAAAATTATCACAGAAGACCTCAATCCTTGGGAAATCTCTGATGATCGTTTCTTATACCATGACGGAAAATCTAAAAACCAATCTTATCTTACTGCCAAAGTATCAATAATCGATAGTTTGAAATTTACAATTCAGGGAAACATAGTTGAATCTCTAAATCATAGTTTAGAGATAAATAACCAAAGACTGTCTTTTTTTCCATCTTTCAAAGAAGAAAAGACAGAAAACCCATCAGTGCAATCGGTCAAACAAATTCAAGAAATCCTTCCTTGGTTTGAACAAAATGCACTGATCCATTATTTAAACCCAAGAGGATTGGAACAATATTCAGGAGGTGGTTGGGGTACAAGGGACGTTTGCCAAGGAGCTTTTGAATTTCTACTGGCAACGGGTGATACAAAGTATTGCCGAACCCTACTTCTACATGTTTTCCAAGAACAAAATGAAGATGGAGATTGGCCTCAATGGTTTATGTTATATCCTCGAGATAAAGCAATCAGAGCAGGTGATTCTCATGGAGATATTGTTTATTGGCCTATACTCGCTTTAGGTGCATACATAGAACGTACCAAAGATATTGGTTTTTTGAAAGAAACTACAATAGCTTCTCATCGAAAAAAAAAGAGAACTATCTTAGAAGCTATAAATCAATCCGTTTCGCTAATTAACAATCGCCTAGTTTCTGGCACTAAACTTCCCTTATATGGTAATGGAGACTGGAACGATTCCTTACAACCAGTGAGTGAGGAATTTCGAACAAAGGCTGTTAGTACATGGACAGCTGAACTACAATCTCTCACCTACCAAGCTCTCATTAAAATTTTCCATCTAACAGGTGACTTAAAAAACATCGAAGTATACAAAGCCAATTTAGAAACGTTAAATCAAAATATCAAAGAACATTGTATCGAGGATTCTGTCCTCACAGGTTTAAGATATTTTGGTGATGGAAATTCTAGAGAATTTTACTTACATCCGAAAGATAACAAAACAGGAATTCGTTATAGTGTTCTACCAATGATTTATGGAATTTTGTCTGAAATATTAGATAAGCAGGAAGTCGAAACTCATTTATCTCTCATCAAACAATGCCTTATGGGACCAGATGGTGTCCGTCTTTTTGATGTTCCAATCTCCTACACAGATGGAGAAACCAAAGAGTTCAAACGTGCAGAAACTGCCAGTTACTTTGGTCGTGAAATTGGACTCATGTATACCCATGCCCATTTACGTTATTGCGAAGCACTTGCACATCTAGGTAAATCAGAAGAATTTTTATACCATTTGAATTTAGTAAATCCGATTGATCTCAAAGACAAAACGCCGTCCGCAAACAGAAGACAATCTAACTGTTATTATTCGAGTTCCGATGGTTTATTTTTGGACCGGTATGAAGCAGGTAAAGATTATAAAAAGCTATTATCTGGTAAGATTCCATTAGAAGGTGGGTGGCGAGTTTATTCTAGTGGTCCAGGAATTTATATCAAATTAGTTTATGAGTGTTTGCTTGGGATTAAAGTTTTTTCTGAATCCATCGAATTGGATCCAATCTTGCCTAAAGATTTGAGTGGATTAGAATGGAATTTTAAGTTGATGGATAAAAATTTCCGTATTACCTATATAGTTGAATCCGAAAATGCGACTATCGACTCCATAGAGTTAAATAGACAATCAATTCCATTTGTCAGAATGAAAAACCGCTACCGTAAAGCTGGTATCAAATTCAATTTTTCCGATATAGAACCTTACATAAAGGAAACAGAAAATTTACTCACTGTTATATTACGATAA
- a CDS encoding P-II family nitrogen regulator: MKMIIAIIQPHKLEEVKAELTKNEIYRLTVSDVQGYGQQKGKTEVFRGHEYTVNLLRKVRLEIAVNDEFVKPTVDAILKAAKSGDGKIGDGKIFISPLEEVIRIRTGEKGKSAI; encoded by the coding sequence ATGAAAATGATCATTGCAATCATCCAACCACATAAGTTGGAAGAAGTTAAAGCAGAATTAACTAAAAACGAAATTTATCGTCTAACAGTATCTGACGTTCAAGGTTACGGCCAACAAAAAGGGAAAACAGAAGTTTTTCGTGGTCACGAATACACTGTAAACTTGCTTAGAAAGGTTCGTTTGGAAATTGCCGTAAATGATGAGTTCGTAAAACCTACTGTTGACGCAATTTTAAAAGCAGCAAAAAGTGGGGATGGAAAAATCGGAGACGGAAAGATCTTTATCTCACCTCTCGAAGAAGTCATTCGAATCAGAACTGGCGAAAAAGGAAAAAGCGCCATCTAA
- a CDS encoding ammonium transporter, which produces MKQYFKSIAFLLLVVPMFLFADEAATVANPAEETAKAIQTLTVGLDTLWVLVAGMLVFFMNAGFALVESGFAQSKNTVNILAKNFIVFAAATFSYWAIGWGLMFGDGSPFVATEGLFFLGGADNSPAIGDAYQGVYSSMNWTGVPLLAKFFFQLVFAATAATIVSGAVAERIKFHSFLIFSFILVAVMYPFTGHWVWGGGWLAGLGFHDFAGSTVVHSVGGWAALAGAIVLGARKGKFLPDGRIKPILGHNMTSAALGTLILWLGWFGFNPGSTMGVGDGSVMAHVIVTTNISAALGALASTVTAWIILKKPDLGMILNGTLAGLVGITAPCAIVSPTSAAIIGAVSGILVVLSVLFFDKIKIDDPVGATSVHLVCGIWGTLAVAIFGYEGAPAGVEVPSILTQLYGILAIGGFTFVVSFVLWYVLKLAGGIRVSEEEELSGLDLGEHGAEAYPDFNIRARG; this is translated from the coding sequence ATGAAACAGTATTTCAAATCAATCGCCTTCCTGCTCCTGGTTGTTCCGATGTTCCTTTTTGCAGATGAAGCTGCAACCGTCGCGAACCCAGCAGAGGAAACCGCAAAAGCAATCCAAACTTTAACCGTAGGATTAGACACCTTGTGGGTGTTAGTCGCTGGTATGTTGGTATTCTTTATGAATGCCGGTTTTGCTCTCGTTGAATCGGGTTTTGCTCAATCCAAAAACACCGTGAACATCCTCGCAAAAAACTTTATTGTTTTTGCCGCAGCTACTTTCTCCTATTGGGCAATCGGTTGGGGTTTGATGTTTGGGGACGGATCTCCCTTTGTGGCAACAGAAGGACTCTTTTTCTTAGGTGGAGCTGATAATTCTCCTGCCATAGGTGATGCATACCAAGGTGTGTATTCTTCTATGAATTGGACAGGGGTTCCTCTTCTTGCAAAGTTTTTCTTTCAATTAGTTTTTGCAGCAACAGCAGCAACAATTGTTTCTGGAGCTGTAGCTGAACGAATTAAATTTCATTCCTTTCTTATCTTCTCCTTTATCCTCGTTGCCGTTATGTATCCATTCACAGGTCATTGGGTTTGGGGTGGTGGATGGTTGGCAGGTCTTGGTTTCCATGACTTTGCAGGATCTACCGTAGTACACTCTGTAGGCGGTTGGGCGGCTCTTGCTGGTGCCATCGTTCTTGGTGCAAGGAAAGGAAAATTTTTACCTGATGGTAGAATCAAACCAATCCTTGGTCATAACATGACTTCAGCGGCACTGGGAACTCTTATCCTTTGGCTCGGTTGGTTTGGGTTTAACCCAGGTTCAACTATGGGTGTAGGCGATGGAAGTGTAATGGCACATGTAATTGTAACAACAAATATATCTGCTGCTCTCGGAGCACTTGCGTCCACAGTGACTGCTTGGATCATTTTGAAAAAACCTGATCTTGGTATGATTCTGAATGGAACGCTTGCTGGTCTTGTTGGTATCACTGCACCTTGTGCAATCGTTAGCCCAACATCTGCGGCAATCATCGGAGCTGTCTCTGGAATTTTAGTAGTATTGTCTGTTCTTTTCTTTGACAAAATCAAAATTGATGACCCGGTAGGAGCAACTTCTGTGCACTTAGTATGTGGTATTTGGGGAACACTCGCTGTGGCAATCTTCGGTTATGAAGGTGCACCGGCTGGAGTAGAGGTTCCTTCAATCTTAACACAACTCTACGGAATTCTTGCCATCGGTGGATTCACATTTGTTGTTTCTTTCGTGTTATGGTATGTGTTGAAACTTGCTGGCGGAATCCGAGTGAGTGAAGAAGAAGAACTCAGTGGTTTAGATCTTGGGGAACATGGAGCAGAAGCTTACCCTGATTTCAATATCCGAGCTCGTGGTTAA
- a CDS encoding deoxyribodipyrimidine photolyase yields the protein MINLPLIRVTEERIRNCNQKPFTNHGKYILYWMQAYRRFDSNHAFFYAYSLAKKYNKELIVYEGLRADYPWNSKRIHKFILEGMYDNQTRADELGINYWPFVESKFNPAKGILKEISKDAVAIVTDDFPCFIIPEQITKLASKVNCPLFAVDSNSLLPLSRFEKEASAARILRIWIHKEFLKGFPKFTKQTWEKKDMEGLHQNSKPPKGFGLPKDLDSLLNTFDFKENVSPAKGVKGGRNEALRILKSFVSKKLADYETGRSNPNPPELTATSGLSPYLHFGYIGIEEIFWSVLETSSKGKWNPERISHQKPGDREHFYSKSTSANHFLDELITWRDIGYLFFWKNKPSSINLENLPDWVKSNFKKHKSDTREYLYTLEQFESAKTHDELWNAAQIELIKTGKMHNYMRMLWGKKVIEWTNTYEEAFQILEHLNNKYAYDGRNPNSYTGILWCFGLFDRPWFPERNVFGNVRFMSSDSTKKKFKMKSYLEYIGELSGTSDSLFP from the coding sequence ATGATCAACCTCCCTCTAATAAGGGTGACCGAAGAACGAATTCGAAACTGTAACCAAAAACCTTTTACAAATCACGGAAAATACATCCTATATTGGATGCAAGCCTACCGTCGATTTGATTCGAACCATGCTTTTTTTTATGCATACTCTTTGGCTAAAAAATACAACAAAGAACTGATTGTTTATGAAGGTTTACGTGCTGACTATCCTTGGAATTCAAAACGAATCCACAAATTCATTTTAGAAGGGATGTATGACAACCAAACAAGGGCAGACGAACTAGGTATCAATTATTGGCCCTTTGTTGAATCTAAATTTAATCCTGCTAAAGGAATTTTAAAAGAAATATCCAAAGATGCGGTAGCCATTGTCACAGATGATTTTCCTTGTTTCATCATCCCTGAACAAATCACAAAACTGGCAAGTAAGGTCAATTGCCCGTTATTTGCAGTAGATAGCAATTCCCTACTCCCACTTTCTCGTTTTGAAAAAGAAGCTAGTGCGGCAAGAATTCTAAGGATTTGGATCCATAAAGAATTTCTAAAAGGATTCCCTAAGTTTACAAAACAAACATGGGAGAAAAAAGATATGGAAGGACTCCACCAAAATTCGAAACCTCCAAAAGGTTTTGGATTACCAAAAGATTTGGATTCTTTATTAAATACTTTTGATTTTAAAGAAAATGTATCTCCCGCCAAAGGAGTGAAAGGTGGCCGTAACGAAGCACTAAGGATTCTTAAATCTTTTGTATCGAAAAAATTAGCAGATTATGAAACTGGTCGTTCCAATCCCAATCCACCTGAACTAACAGCCACTAGTGGACTTTCACCGTATTTACATTTTGGGTATATAGGAATTGAAGAAATATTTTGGTCTGTCTTGGAAACATCATCAAAAGGAAAATGGAACCCGGAAAGGATAAGCCACCAAAAACCTGGTGACCGCGAACATTTTTATTCGAAATCAACGTCCGCCAATCACTTCTTAGATGAACTCATTACATGGAGAGATATTGGTTACCTTTTCTTTTGGAAAAATAAACCTAGTAGTATCAATTTAGAAAACCTACCGGATTGGGTTAAATCCAATTTCAAAAAACATAAATCGGATACGAGAGAATATCTTTATACTTTAGAGCAGTTTGAATCTGCAAAAACACATGATGAACTTTGGAATGCAGCGCAGATAGAACTGATAAAAACCGGCAAAATGCATAATTATATGCGAATGTTATGGGGAAAAAAAGTAATCGAATGGACAAATACTTACGAAGAGGCCTTCCAAATTTTAGAACATCTGAATAACAAATATGCTTATGATGGCAGAAATCCAAATTCTTATACAGGCATTTTATGGTGTTTTGGACTTTTTGATAGACCGTGGTTTCCCGAACGAAATGTATTTGGAAATGTAAGGTTTATGTCTTCCGATTCCACAAAAAAGAAGTTTAAAATGAAATCCTATCTGGAATATATTGGTGAACTGAGTGGGACCTCCGACTCACTTTTTCCATGA
- a CDS encoding ATP-dependent Clp protease adaptor ClpS has product MTEENRPSIIEDTKTSFDSIYFYFVILFNDSIHEFSYVEDCLMKLCFKTKKEAKKIAIEAHTNGKAVCFQGSMEECETVAENMTNANLTVILGV; this is encoded by the coding sequence ATGACAGAAGAGAACCGACCATCAATAATAGAAGACACAAAAACTAGTTTTGATTCGATTTATTTCTACTTTGTCATTTTGTTCAATGATTCCATTCATGAATTTTCTTATGTAGAAGATTGTCTCATGAAACTTTGTTTCAAAACGAAAAAAGAAGCAAAAAAAATAGCGATCGAGGCACATACAAACGGAAAAGCAGTTTGTTTTCAAGGAAGTATGGAAGAATGTGAAACGGTTGCAGAAAATATGACGAATGCCAACTTAACTGTGATTCTAGGAGTATGA
- a CDS encoding adenylate/guanylate cyclase domain-containing protein: protein MVFSKRLFYFWICFLIFTGFLSNLSAQVLLTNQILDLRSETSFGQSIHKWSFKPGDSPLVTEEKEDDLYLDEESGQTKALRFLHAQPILDESVRNGWISGFQIQTAWDKVRDGDGEFYFPDFHNYLETFKGYGWYRTEIHITEEDIRSKFKSRNLTLRLGQISQADAVYWNGKFIGGTGLHLDTEEGSELEDKFLYSDKIRFYQIPIDQLKTEEPNVLAVRVYAKYPLSPGLSHDKFYISSVKYSERAEYWNDFKKIFVIVLTLLLGSFYLYWQFLFRSEDDATIYFALGSMFMAVNTLFQSQIIYSIIGDGFWIKKIEYFAWVGLVHLLFNFIVRFAHVRIGWIKITNRYVDGAGILSMIVVLFSPNLLFLSKFFFYWSFVTILLGVALFYIIFLGRKVPSIGTVSLGFCVFVLLIMNDIFVEMQWEWYPSHTFLKDYAFAAFSISVALSIVKNMIDSRRLVEKQREEKDRLSRYFSPAVMETIVADNIKLGGEEKHIATLFSDIVGFTTFAEKNPPGVVLQNLNTIFESLSDLIFHYSATLDKFIGDAIMAFWGAPKQTDLDAYHAISCAVDMQKKMEEINRELGVPPGTFRLRIGVNFGEAIVGNIGSAKRMDYTVIGDAVNTAARLESHGIPGKVAVSEAAFLAAGGAEYIEFEDTKELTLKGKAEPVKVYFVTKVKPRPSV from the coding sequence ATGGTTTTTTCGAAAAGACTCTTTTATTTCTGGATTTGTTTCCTAATTTTTACGGGATTTCTCTCAAACCTCTCTGCTCAAGTCCTCCTCACCAACCAAATTTTGGATCTGAGATCGGAAACCTCTTTTGGGCAATCGATCCATAAATGGAGTTTTAAACCGGGCGATTCTCCTTTGGTTACAGAAGAGAAGGAAGATGATCTCTATTTGGATGAAGAATCTGGACAAACCAAAGCATTACGTTTTCTTCATGCGCAACCAATTTTGGATGAATCAGTGAGAAATGGTTGGATTTCTGGATTCCAAATTCAAACAGCTTGGGATAAGGTGAGGGATGGAGATGGAGAATTTTATTTTCCAGACTTCCACAATTACCTAGAGACCTTTAAAGGTTATGGTTGGTATAGGACAGAAATTCATATTACGGAAGAGGACATTCGATCTAAATTCAAATCTAGAAACCTAACCCTTCGATTAGGACAAATCAGCCAAGCTGATGCAGTCTACTGGAATGGCAAATTCATTGGTGGAACAGGTCTTCATTTAGATACCGAAGAAGGATCAGAATTAGAAGATAAATTTTTATATAGTGATAAAATTAGGTTTTATCAAATACCCATAGACCAACTTAAAACCGAAGAACCCAATGTTCTTGCTGTTCGAGTGTATGCTAAGTATCCCTTGAGTCCGGGACTTTCGCATGATAAGTTCTATATCTCTTCTGTAAAATATTCCGAACGTGCTGAGTATTGGAACGACTTTAAGAAGATTTTTGTAATCGTACTTACTTTGTTATTGGGTAGTTTTTATTTATATTGGCAATTTTTATTCAGAAGTGAAGATGATGCAACCATATACTTTGCGTTAGGTTCCATGTTTATGGCTGTTAATACATTATTTCAAAGCCAAATCATTTATTCTATCATTGGCGATGGGTTTTGGATTAAAAAAATTGAATATTTTGCTTGGGTAGGACTCGTTCATTTACTATTTAACTTTATTGTTAGGTTTGCTCACGTTCGAATAGGTTGGATAAAAATTACTAATCGTTATGTTGACGGTGCAGGTATTTTGTCAATGATTGTAGTTCTATTTTCTCCAAATCTATTGTTTCTTTCCAAATTTTTCTTTTATTGGAGTTTCGTAACCATCCTACTTGGCGTCGCATTATTCTATATCATTTTTTTAGGAAGGAAAGTTCCTTCAATCGGAACGGTTTCACTTGGTTTTTGTGTATTTGTTTTGTTGATAATGAATGATATATTTGTGGAAATGCAATGGGAATGGTATCCGAGCCATACATTCCTAAAAGATTATGCTTTTGCAGCTTTTTCGATTTCGGTAGCACTATCCATTGTCAAAAATATGATAGATTCGAGAAGACTAGTGGAAAAACAAAGAGAAGAAAAGGATCGTCTTTCTCGATACTTTTCACCTGCGGTAATGGAAACAATTGTTGCCGATAATATCAAGTTAGGTGGAGAGGAAAAACACATTGCCACTTTATTTTCTGACATTGTAGGGTTTACAACTTTTGCTGAAAAAAATCCTCCTGGAGTAGTTTTACAAAATTTAAATACAATTTTCGAATCCTTATCTGATTTAATTTTTCATTATTCAGCAACCTTGGATAAATTCATTGGGGATGCCATAATGGCATTTTGGGGAGCCCCCAAACAAACAGACCTAGATGCATATCATGCCATTTCTTGTGCAGTTGATATGCAGAAAAAAATGGAAGAGATCAATCGAGAGTTAGGTGTTCCACCTGGCACGTTTCGTTTGCGGATTGGTGTCAATTTTGGTGAGGCAATTGTTGGTAACATTGGCTCTGCCAAACGTATGGATTATACTGTGATTGGAGATGCAGTCAACACTGCTGCCAGATTAGAAAGCCACGGAATTCCAGGTAAAGTTGCAGTTTCAGAAGCAGCCTTTCTTGCGGCTGGGGGAGCGGAATACATTGAATTTGAAGACACCAAAGAGCTTACACTCAAAGGGAAAGCGGAACCTGTAAAAGTGTACTTTGTCACGAAGGTAAAACCAAGACCAAGTGTTTAA
- a CDS encoding class I SAM-dependent RNA methyltransferase has translation MDKVIVESLDSDFSGIVTAPNGKKVNVFYAYPGDELHVEYVKRRPRQRSLRIQETIRNHDWKLVKCEVFGQCGGCTGQHINYDEQLNLKFTPIIDSFQKDLGITIQPLPSENIYKYRSRMDFSVFPGPIIGQRQRGNFRKVVPISNCSIQSAWANQALKDVQNVLNKIPEVIWDRRSEEGGLKYLTIRKAQNTDDGILIFTFTDGYESHPLMVQFRTFCLESLNQESLLFCYNRPKSEVSAFGRPEILRGKSTFKEVVLGKMFHIPFDSFFQPNPNGFLPILSFIKERLPKSSENLIDLFCGNGFFSLLYGDSFTNVDGYELTESSIEIASKTFQENHPNKSSSFQITNLFMSTELLKTKENSTLILDPPRAGAGKLVNQWIRDFGPEFIFYVSCNPYSQKEDVSIFISKYDFIDGILIDPYPHTPHTESVLFFRRKSV, from the coding sequence TTGGACAAAGTCATTGTAGAAAGTTTAGATTCCGACTTTTCAGGAATTGTCACAGCACCTAACGGAAAAAAGGTGAATGTGTTTTATGCTTATCCTGGTGATGAATTACATGTGGAATATGTAAAACGTAGACCAAGACAAAGGTCATTACGTATACAAGAAACCATTCGCAACCATGACTGGAAACTTGTGAAATGTGAAGTGTTTGGTCAATGTGGTGGATGCACAGGCCAACATATAAACTATGATGAACAATTAAACCTAAAATTTACACCTATAATTGACTCATTTCAAAAAGACCTAGGTATTACCATCCAACCACTCCCTTCGGAAAATATTTACAAATATAGATCTCGAATGGATTTTTCCGTTTTCCCTGGTCCTATCATAGGACAAAGACAACGAGGTAATTTTAGAAAAGTAGTTCCAATTTCCAATTGCTCTATCCAATCGGCTTGGGCAAACCAAGCACTAAAAGATGTACAGAATGTACTAAACAAAATACCTGAAGTTATATGGGATAGAAGATCTGAAGAAGGTGGACTCAAATACCTCACCATCCGTAAGGCACAAAACACCGATGACGGAATTTTAATTTTTACTTTTACTGATGGTTACGAATCACATCCTTTGATGGTTCAGTTCCGAACCTTTTGTTTGGAATCATTAAATCAAGAATCATTACTGTTTTGTTATAACAGACCTAAGTCGGAAGTTTCTGCCTTCGGAAGACCCGAAATTTTAAGAGGTAAATCTACTTTCAAAGAAGTAGTACTTGGAAAAATGTTCCATATACCGTTTGATTCATTTTTCCAACCCAATCCTAATGGTTTTTTACCAATCCTATCTTTTATCAAGGAAAGGTTACCAAAATCTAGTGAAAATCTAATCGATTTATTCTGCGGTAATGGCTTCTTTTCTTTGTTATACGGTGATTCATTCACAAATGTGGATGGATATGAACTTACAGAATCTTCCATTGAGATAGCTTCGAAAACTTTCCAAGAAAACCATCCAAACAAATCTTCTTCCTTTCAAATCACCAATTTGTTTATGTCAACCGAACTTCTAAAAACAAAGGAAAACTCAACTCTCATATTAGATCCACCGAGAGCTGGGGCAGGAAAATTAGTAAACCAATGGATTCGGGATTTTGGCCCCGAGTTTATTTTCTATGTCTCTTGTAATCCTTATTCGCAAAAAGAGGACGTATCAATTTTTATTTCTAAGTATGACTTTATTGATGGGATTTTGATAGATCCTTACCCGCACACCCCCCATACAGAATCAGTTCTTTTCTTTCGAAGAAAGTCCGTATAA